Genomic window (Theileria annulata chromosome 4, complete sequence, *** SEQUENCING IN PROGRESS ***):
TTCcatagtattaataaattataatttgaataaaaatttcatttatatgACAAATATCATTGAAATATTCGAAATTTAAAGCAATAAATTAGTTTGatgtttaatatataaataatggtttaataatctaataataaataagaaaatGGAATTTAAGAGAGATAAACACTAAATcattattcatattaattagtttaaataatgacAGGTGAtctattgtatatattaattccatatgtaataaatttaataatctattattgaataatatattaattagaatatataaatgatatatttaaaattaaatgaaaattgaacaaaatattaaattttctattaatatgataaatatctgttatattcatattacATATTGatcttattattttttataaaaacaccctactttaaaatattttatatattatacacaCATTAGATTTGacttaattaatttgattttatatatccctttatatttttcattttttgtAGATCCcctttaaataaaatttatctgtattatataaatatgaaatgCAAAATATATgcatttttaatattgtttataTTGATTGGATATGTATATTGTGCTGATCAACCAAATGATCAATCGAAAGATGTTAAAGGAATAGGGTCTGTGGATTGTGATTCTGATCAGgaagaagataattttcaaGTAACTGAACTAACTGAAATATCTAAAGATGATCAACGGCAAGATGATATTCTCCAAAATtctaatgaaataattattggGGAAGAAGAAATACCTGTACCATTAGAAGAACTAATTTTACCATTCCAAGAACAAACTGTACAGCCTACAATTGTACCATTAGAAGAACTAGAAACTGTACCATTAGAAGAACTAGAAACTGTACCATTAGAAGAACTAGAAACTGTACCATTAGAAGAACTAGAAACTGTACCATTAGAAGAACCTGAAGTTGATATATTAGAAGAACCTATGCACttatcatattattatcaatttctAACTGATTATCAAGAACATCAACCTCAACAAGGTACAGATTATTACGGGCCTAATCAACCTTTCCCACCTGTACAACAACAAGGACAATTTACTCAAGGACAAGGTGATCAAGGTCAGGGTTATTTTCTATCAATGCTACAAGAACAAGATCAATCTCCACAACCTGTACAAGAGCTACAACCAGAACCAGAAACTcaatttattgaattaaaACCAATACAACTACAAATTCCAAAACCTGTACAACAACCCGTACAACCAATTCAAGATCAATCTCCTCAACCAGAAACAGAAACTCAACCTCAATTTACTCAACCTTATGTGCCAGAACCTACACCACCTACTCAACCTATACCACCACCAGGTTATATTGTTTTACAACGTATACCACTACACATACTAAAACGAATATCACAACAAACAGAACCAACACAACCTACTACTCAACTAACTACAGAACCAGAACAGTTACATCCAGAAACTATTCCAGTAGAGATTGGatcagatgaagatgaagatgaagaacCTCCAGAACCTCCTAGTGGACCTGAAGACGGAGATCAACCAGCAGATAAACctgatgaagatgaagagGACGAAGAGGACGAAGAGGAAGAGGAAGAGGAAGAGGAAGAGGAAGAGGAggatgaagaagaagatagcgataaatcatcaaaaaaatcaaaagaTGAACATAAATCTAGAAtacataaaatttatcaCACAAGATctaattcaattattttaataaagaaGAATAAAAAAGGGAAGCTAATTCCAATGACAAAGCGTGATTATAAATGGATATATTGTGAAAAGGGCCATAAAACATATAAGCTGTTAGCAAATCTTgaacaaatattttgtgATAACGAGATGGTTTATCAACATAAGCCTGGTACGCCTTACGCAAAGAAAATaactactaataatatttattttggATTTGTTATTGAATGTGATAATGTATTTACCCTAATTAAGCAATATAAAGGAAAGTGGATTATGATAGAAAGCTTAGCTCCAGactatataaaaattttcaaaataaGTTCATCTGGAAATGAGGTTTTATTAACTGAAAATGAATATCATATTACCTTAAGTGGTGCAGAATCATTTAGATATACGTTTTCCCGAGGAGTTAAATGTTGTAAATTTATGGTTAGAGACATGATTGCATGGGAAAAAACTAATGAAAAAGAAGAtccattatttataaatataaacgGTAGACTAAATGTTACTGTTACATTCAAAAGTTATTTTTGtgtttatataaaaaaaattaataaatatgagCAAAGTAAATTACGCTCAAGAaaaaaagaattttattaataacttaacaaataaattctaCAAAGTATTTTGCTAATACAGAATATCTATACACAgaatatatacatattttaactatatattaataattatattttaggaCAATTTGAGGTAGTAAATTGAAAAAACGTTTTATTGGTAAATATAACTTATAATAAAGTAtatcaaaaatataaattaaaggtTAATTCAAAGGAGctatttgatttatttaagtataaatataataattttactatagaaaataattttattcagaAAATGAGTTAATTTTCGTAACAATATATGTTTATcaataataaactaattCATGTAGAAATTATAACATTGATCTATTCAAGATTCAATTGAAGCATTTCTTAAAGGATACATCTAATGGTATATATGataattcaaattttaaaattattgtcaatcatatttatatgAATAATAGTGTAAGGAATGTTGAAAGTATTCACAAAATCATCTGTAACatgaaaatgaagataaattagtaacattaacaaaataaatTGGAGCTGAAAAGGAAGATTTAATTGATGTAACAAGCGAAGTCTAAGTTTATATTAGactattataaaatatcaacaattaatttatataattttacatttatatcTACTGAATTGGCTAGTAATTTGTTTCTTACATCCCCATCATTAATAGATCAAAAGATTGACGTAAAACTTGATATATAATGGAAGGCGGAATTACGtagtaaaaattttaagaaCTTTGTTCTTGTATTTATTGCTATGTTATGGCCGAAAACTGGCCAGTACAAATGGTAATGATTCAGAGAAGGAAAAGCCTCCTTCTGATATTCTAATCATAACTGAAGATCGCAATTATAgcaataaatttaaacaaagtggtttaactaattataatatCGAAGAAAATGATTGTGAAACGAGATACAAATTCAATCTAGGAGTAAAATGTATCGAAATAAGTTATAAAAACGTTACAGTGTGGAAAAAAGAGGATAATAAATATCCAAAATCATTCacttttaaaaaaaatgaaaatttatttaacatTCAATTTGAAGGAGAGACTATTACATACATTTTCCATGATAACAACTGGAGATCTATTTCTAATGAACAAGTTCAAACTGCCTTATCTACAGATAATTTCcattcaaattttaaacttcTTGGTCCTGATTCTGAACTCACTAGTGATTCCTATGATATCGTCATGTATCCAAATCCCAATTCattgttatatattcttaaaGATTCTATGTGTGTTcaattactatataatgatattgTTGTTTGGAAACAGTCCTGTGAACCATATCCTGTATCTATATACTTTAGATCCTATACATCTCATGAATCTTCCTTTGGTGCcatattatatttgaacTTTGATCCatactattatacatatGTTTATGATGGTAATATATGGGTTCTTAGGAAAGATTTGTCTCACTGTTATTCCTTTAAACTAGATCCATCTATGCATCCCAAAGATATCACTATTGTAACTGAATCTGGTGGTTCTGAGGAATCCCCTTCTAGTTCTGAGGAATCTTCTTCTGCTGGTTACACAGTATATGATCATGGTGATGGAATATACTTGTATGATTTTGGTACGGCCAGATGTTCAGAGGTTATGTATCGTGGTCAAACTGTTTGCAAGAGACAATCTGGTGGTCCATATCCTAAAAGAATTGTTTTTGATACAGAATCTCTCACATTTGAGTTTGATTTCAAGAACAAGACTGCAGTCTATAAACTCAATGGAGGTTGGTACATATCTGAAGTTTATGATAAGTTAGAACActttaaatatgaatttcCTGATTGGATCTGCAAACAATCTTATCACAGATTTGGTTCCAAATTGTCCATGAAAAATCTGAAAATCTTAACCTCTGACGAAACTGATGGTTCAGGTGCCAAACCCATAAATGTCCACAGCTCCATGCTACTTTATGAGAAATGGCAATTTGGCTATTACTATCCAGTCCATACATTATATCTTGAACTAAGATACAAGAATCAAGTACTTTTCAAGAGCACTGAGTATCCATATAGAGGAAGACCAAGGATAGTTCtatttgatgaaaataataatagtatatgGGTTTTCTTCAGTTCAGGATTCAGTTTCTCATTAAACTATATAGATCATTCAGATGAAACGGTTCTTAAGGCTGAACCAGCTACTCTCACAGAGCCAGCAGAACCTATAACTGAAACACAACCTGAAGAACCTATAACTGAAACACCTGTACCTGAAGAACCTATAACTGAAAAACCTGTACCTGAAAATACAATCGAACCAGCTTCAGTAACTATTCCCACAGCCACACTTATAGaacttaaaattaataagaGTACCGCTGATACTGCGTTTGATTACGCTGATATAGGGATATACAAAACATTCACTTGTAAGCATGGTTATGgatttaacaaaataacaaatCCAAAGACTACGGGTCCTGACGAAGTAATATGGCAGTATTCTGGAGGTGACTATGCAACCAAGGTTAGATTAAGGATAGATACCAGTACTAAAGAAAAACAAATTCTTCTATTTCTTGCCAGCATGAAATATGTGTTTCTTCACTGCACTGGTAAGGGTAAACCATTTCAGAACGTAACTGGCAATAGGCATAAATTCTTCAACCTAAAGGTGTATACTAAGCAAAATGATGTTGAAAAAATTGCAAAACCAGATCAATATACAATATCTTTATATCATATGTCAATTGGTTGTACgattaaatatgaatacCTCTGTAGTAAAATTACCTACGAAGATAAAGTAGTTTACAAACAAGATGATTATCAAGCATTGGGACAAATAAAGGGTGTTTATCTTGATCTCGTTAGAAATAGCATGTATGTAGTCGGTATTAATGATGAAACCAAAGTATTGGAAGCCATGAAAAATGAGAAACCAGTTACACTCAATATAAGAAAAACTGACAGCACTGACGATTTTGATTTTACTCAAGATTATGagaaaaatgttaaaatattcacAGCAAGAGGTAATGCtatttttactaaaataGTAAAGGGTGCTAGGATTGGTACTGATAAAGTTATTTGGGAGACTACTGATCCAAAAGTATATGGTACTAAAGTTGTTACTGATGGTGTTCCTCGTTTGAAATCGACCAAAAATGTAACAATACATCTTTCTAATGGTGATATTAAACATCTGAGGTTTTCAGATGGAAAATGGATAGAAACGAGCAATTTTGTTCCACTCGACATTACCAAGACTGAGAGTTCCATTGAATTTGACTTTTATACCAAAGATGAATTTAGAACATTTACTGCTAAAGatgattatttattcaataaagTGATAGAGTCAAAAACCATTGGATCAGATACAGTTATTTGGGAAACTACAAATACTAGTGAATATTCAACCAAGGTAACATTGATGATTACAGGTGATGAGAAATACATGGGTTTATTACGAACCGACAATGATGTAATATTGTTACACAAACCACCAAACAGTGATTCATGGGACAATATAACTTCAAAAGTACCAAAAATATCCGAACTTAAGATGTCATATTATGATCCTTCAGGCTCATATTTCTTGTTAAAGCCTGAAAAATACAAGGTAgcatttaataatttactttaTGGTTATGAGTTCAATTCTGGAGTTAATTGCCatattgttaaatttgGTGATAAACATTTATGGAGTCATAGTGATGATgacaaatttaaaactataaAAGGAGTTTATATCTACCTTCGTAACAACAACTTTTTTGTTGTCAGTCCCTCAGATGAGAAAAAAGAAATAACTTTAAGGAGTTTATCTTCTGGAaaagaagaagataaagaagaagatgaagaagaagatgatgGTGATAAAGAGACCAAATCGAAGGAAGGTGATAAAACGAAAGAGGATGAAGATCAGGTTGAATCTGAAGATTCAACACCTGTAACTCCCGAACCTAAAACTACTCCAGTCATTACACCAGAGACTACACCTGTCTCTGAACCAGAGACTGAGACTAAAACTCCTAAAACTCAAGTGATGACTGAAACTTCTGATTCTGAGATTCCTGAAACTGGACCAAAGCCACTTAATGATAAATCTACACCAACATCTGATATCAAGCTAGCCCTTGACATAAATGCTACTCACTCCAATAATGAGTTTGAGTATAATGACGACAATGGAGTCGTCACATTCACTACTAAGGATAACCATGTGTTCGATAAGGTATCTCATGGTACCACAGATGTTTGGCAATCAAGGGATGATGTCTTTGGTTCATTAGTCATTATTAAGGTATTcaataatgttaaatatttagCCATACTACTgacaaataatatgttcaaaCTGTTTAAAGAGTGTGGTGGTACTTGGAAGGATATAACTTCTGATAGATCGGATATTACTAAGCTTAAGTTCTTTGGTGAAGGTGAGGCTGAACTCGCCAATACTGATTATACAGTTAGTATAGTTAGTTACTCATTTAGGTTCACATACGAGTTCAAAGCTGGAGTCAACTGTAAGTACATCAAGTATGGAGATGAATTTCTTTGGAAACATGATGAAAATGCTCAGTTTTCAACAATAACTGCGTTTGATCTTGGTCTTATTAC
Coding sequences:
- a CDS encoding SfiI-subtelomeric fragment related protein family member, putative (Tap579b07.q1c.C.cand.157 - score = 155.73;~SMART 6 pfam:DUF529 (PF04385) domains at aa 378-528, E()=8.30e-08; 678-828, E()=1.50e-22; 976-1116, E()=6.00e-63; 1191-1332, E()=1.80e-50; 1376-1537, E()=1.60e-58; 1581-1722, E()=7.30e-70): MYPNPNSLLYILKDSMCVQLLYNDIVVWKQSCEPYPVSIYFRSYTSHESSFGAILYLNFDPYYYTYVYDGNIWVLRKDLSHCYSFKLDPSMHPKDITIVTESGGSEESPSSSEESSSAGYTVYDHGDGIYLYDFGTARCSEVMYRGQTVCKRQSGGPYPKRIVFDTESLTFEFDFKNKTAVYKLNGGWYISEVYDKLEHFKYEFPDWICKQSYHRFGSKLSMKNLKILTSDETDGSGAKPINVHSSMLLYEKWQFGYYYPVHTLYLELRYKNQVLFKSTEYPYRGRPRIVLFDENNNSIWVFFSSGFSFSLNYIDHSDETVLKAEPATLTEPAEPITETQPEEPITETPVPEEPITEKPVPENTIEPASVTIPTATLIELKINKSTADTAFDYADIGIYKTFTCKHGYGFNKITNPKTTGPDEVIWQYSGGDYATKVRLRIDTSTKEKQILLFLASMKYVFLHCTGKGKPFQNVTGNRHKFFNLKVYTKQNDVEKIAKPDQYTISLYHMSIGCTIKYEYLCSKITYEDKVVYKQDDYQALGQIKGVYLDLVRNSMYVVGINDETKVLEAMKNEKPVTLNIRKTDSTDDFDFTQDYEKNVKIFTARGNAIFTKIVKGARIGTDKVIWETTDPKVYGTKVVTDGVPRLKSTKNVTIHLSNGDIKHLRFSDGKWIETSNFVPLDITKTESSIEFDFYTKDEFRTFTAKDDYLFNKVIESKTIGSDTVIWETTNTSEYSTKVTLMITGDEKYMGLLRTDNDVILLHKPPNSDSWDNITSKVPKISELKMSYYDPSGSYFLLKPEKYKVAFNNLLYGYEFNSGVNCHIVKFGDKHLWSHSDDDKFKTIKGVYIYLRNNNFFVVSPSDEKKEITLRSLSSGKEEDKEEDEEEDDGDKETKSKEGDKTKEDEDQVESEDSTPVTPEPKTTPVITPETTPVSEPETETKTPKTQVMTETSDSEIPETGPKPLNDKSTPTSDIKLALDINATHSNNEFEYNDDNGVVTFTTKDNHVFDKVSHGTTDVWQSRDDVFGSLVIIKVFNNVKYLAILLTNNMFKLFKECGGTWKDITSDRSDITKLKFFGEGEAELANTDYTVSIVSYSFRFTYEFKAGVNCKYIKYGDEFLWKHDENAQFSTITAFDLGLITNNFFMKSTSQFKKLEFKSLKYHETNPAEIPKATSSTTSVTKSDSKTSVTLINLDIKKNKSTDQFDYIKEGEYRTFTAKDDHLISNIVKEYFDIFMTNPKNHAIKVVLMGSKKNPKHMAILLKRGNFELLYKSGKGQPWEDITTQRHDVKKLKFIGEGDSELSKNDYKIDLIKLSFTYTFNDGVKCKKIKLGDDEVWKDTDDPKFAELKSISLDLLKDQFSVTNLKEHTKHLTKAKVTLNINTSKDTNEFQYSKDGDIHTYTPKDDYVFNKIVKTYKSNPCVSTCGDHTCCGSIDELDIWTAKPEDHGLKAVLMGSGKDEKFLSILLQSRNFVLLRKGGKGQPWNDITSQIHDVTKLKFLGQNDRELTSSDYEVTFVGLSYQFKFRSGVACKIIKYDNTLLWNHDDDTNYLEIKSLSLDLPKDQFSITNSSDQTKQLTKAKITLDIDKTQSTNELDYSKDDDCQKYTPKDNHVFSKISKGNTVIWESKDTIYSTIARIKSKDGDKYLVVLMDNNMFTLFKQESGKNKPWEDITNDVHDVTKLKFLTDNDSPLTTSDYEVTFVFLSYTYIFNSGVSCKKVKLGDDEVWTHDDDPKFAEINSLSLDLLTNTFSVMNSSDQTKELDFKPTSTPTTHSNGTPSSETSSS
- a CDS encoding Theileria-specific sub-telomeric protein, SVSP family member, putative (Tap579b07.q1c.C.cand.157 - score = 155.73;~1 probable transmembrane helix predicted for TA09785 by TMHMM2.0 at aa 5-22;~Signal peptide predicted for TA09785 by SignalP 2.0 HMM (Signal peptide probability 0.961, signal anchor probability 0.039) with cleavage site probability 0.936 between residues 20 and 21); amino-acid sequence: MKCKIYAFLILFILIGYVYCADQPNDQSKDVKGIGSVDCDSDQEEDNFQVTELTEISKDDQRQDDILQNSNEIIIGEEEIPVPLEELILPFQEQTVQPTIVPLEELETVPLEELETVPLEELETVPLEELETVPLEEPEVDILEEPMHLSYYYQFLTDYQEHQPQQGTDYYGPNQPFPPVQQQGQFTQGQGDQGQGYFLSMLQEQDQSPQPVQELQPEPETQFIELKPIQLQIPKPVQQPVQPIQDQSPQPETETQPQFTQPYVPEPTPPTQPIPPPGYIVLQRIPLHILKRISQQTEPTQPTTQLTTEPEQLHPETIPVEIGSDEDEDEEPPEPPSGPEDGDQPADKPDEDEEDEEDEEEEEEEEEEEEEDEEEDSDKSSKKSKDEHKSRIHKIYHTRSNSIILIKKNKKGKLIPMTKRDYKWIYCEKGHKTYKLLANLEQIFCDNEMVYQHKPGTPYAKKITTNNIYFGFVIECDNVFTLIKQYKGKWIMIESLAPDYIKIFKISSSGNEVLLTENEYHITLSGAESFRYTFSRGVKCCKFMVRDMIAWEKTNEKEDPLFININGRLNVTVTFKSYFCVYIKKINKYEQSKLRSRKKEFY